The proteins below come from a single Cupriavidus basilensis genomic window:
- a CDS encoding VirB3 family type IV secretion system protein, whose translation MSGSHRSELIKVAIHRAGVRVLTFLGGERKQVMILLFATVYLAYILTLRFGMFVAVPVCGVVWLLGMAVLRRMATSDPQMWAVLKRARKYKGFYPARGRFDAPQPQYRDYK comes from the coding sequence ATGAGCGGAAGCCATCGCAGTGAGCTGATCAAGGTCGCCATTCATCGCGCTGGCGTCCGCGTATTGACGTTCCTTGGGGGCGAGCGCAAGCAGGTGATGATTCTCCTGTTTGCGACCGTCTATCTCGCCTACATCCTCACGCTGCGCTTTGGGATGTTCGTGGCTGTTCCGGTCTGTGGAGTCGTATGGCTTCTCGGGATGGCGGTGCTGAGGCGAATGGCGACGAGTGATCCGCAGATGTGGGCTGTGCTCAAGCGAGCTCGCAAATACAAGGGCTTTTATCCTGCGAGAGGCCGGTTCGATGCCCCGCAACCGCAGTATCGGGACTACAAGTAG